In Ischnura elegans chromosome 3, ioIscEleg1.1, whole genome shotgun sequence, the sequence TTTCTACTGAAGTACTAACGATATGTGCCTCTATGACCTGAAGGGTCCAAATCTCTTACTTTGTTGATTATTACATCGTTATTGCACTCTACTTAAGGTATTTAACCCATTTTTTCCCAGTGTTccaaatttggaacaaaaatcttGTTCTCAAGAATTGACTATGTATATCTTTTTCCAATAGAATATTTTACAATATGTAATATTACTTTTATTAGCAGGAGGTAACATGAATACTGCCATCATTGCAATTTTACTGCAACcctgaaattattttctaaactACTAGAAGCAAAATTTATAGTTTATAATTTCTTATGCTATGAATACTGATTTTTGAATTATAACACTTTTTGATACAAGGATATTGATTTTCTTTCTGGCCACTACATTGTGCAGAATATCTTTTTTATGACTGAAGAcaatttgataaaatgtttttcatgccCCCATTGTTATACCAACAAAAacaacagtgttccatttttggaacactggGCACGGACGGGTACACCCTTTTTATACAGCTTATGAATTGCATTACAATCGTAATCCAGGTCCTTGTGAaactattttcattatgtttttgaAATTACGTGTAACATCATAATTGTGTGGGAGTAGTGGTGCAGAAAATGAGTACAATGTCGCAAAGCTTGTCTGGATCATGTACTTCAGTCCCCATTAAGCAGCCGAAGGGAGAGGACACATTTAGCTCTTATAGTAGAGAGCAGCATTCAGAGCAATGACGAACAATGGaagatattttccatttattttcattgtgctCCATTATTTGTTCTATTTCAGTTGTTGATACTTTTATAAGATacttttaatggaaaaacaaCAATCAGAAAAgtagaataataaaatgattcCCATGCTTTGGTATCGCGACAACCTTCatcaggttaaaaattatttttaatgtatatatgtatatgtaatacattttttccaaaaaattttaatagttttgtgCACTGAATAAGTGCTTAGAATATTGGAGTATAACGAAGAAATGACAAGAGCAGACATTTTTCTCATGCCTTGTAGCACCTTCTGATAATGGCGAAGGAAGTGCAGAGGACAATGGTGATGAAGATAAAGTCGAGGCAATATCAGCAATGCAAATGCACGCCAGCTAGAAGCAGAGGCTAAATCTGAATTTGTGCGTCGAGGAGGAAATTGCAGGACATTCAGTGATTATACAGATGAGTACCCTGTGGCCAGTTGGCTTCATAAGAATCAATTGATTTTTGGGAATGGACGAAAAAGGATTTGGTGCAGGAGTTTCCTGAATTTGTATCACCTCGAAATAACCAACAGATACCTTCTGATCCAGTGCCATTTTTTGAGCTTTTTATTGATGATGGCGcacgtaaatttaaaaatgttcttgATTTATGCTCGAGAGCAAAAGAGTAATCATTACTTTGAAATTGACTGTATAAATGCTTCATCGGTTTGACTCTTCTGTCTGCGTATGTCACTGTTTGCAGACAGAGGATGTGGTGGGAGACAGATTCTGAGTGTTTCAATAGATTGGTTTCTAATACCATgagaagaaattaatttgaactcaaAGCGTTTCATTCACTGCTATGGTAATAAAAATctcccaaaaaatgaaaaatttggaaaagtgAGGCTGCTGCTTAATTTGTAGGTGCAATTTGAACCCTATCAAGGAAATCAGGTAGATTCAGAATTTCTCAGAGCATCAGTAATTCTAAACTTagtgaatattttacaaaaaaatattgcatttaaatacAAGCGGACAGATCTTACTCCTTCATAAAGCTGGCAGATAGAATGACAAAATTAGGTTACGGGTATACAGGAACAATGATGAAAAATCGATTGGAAGGTAGGCCGATACCTACCTGAAGTAGAAAAAATGGTTTTCCAGTGGAGGAAGCCATTACTATCGCTCAGATACTTTGACAAACTCTACTACATACaagtaaaaatatagaaaatagaacGGTTTCTTTGATAAGTTCATGGACAACAGTATTTCTCATCGGTACTGCCAGCAGATGGGTTTTTGTTGAAAGGAAAAATGGCAATACCTCAGCCACATGTTGTGTCAAAATACAACCGTTACGTGGGAGGAGTGGATAGGTTggaagaaaacattgaaaattgtaGGATATCCATAAGATCCATCAACGAGGGCCCTTGTGGGGGCCCTTACTCTGCTTTTGTTTGGATACCGGTGTTCACAatacattttttgaaattgttCAGGAAAAAACAGCAGGGATCTTGATTACCTAGAATTCAAAAGACATGTTGTTTAAGGATATTTGAGGAAATATGGCGGGCAAGCAGCTAGAGGAAAGATATCTTCTGGATGTTATGTAGGATGTTATCAAAAGACTAACTTCTAAGAATTCCTTGAAAATGCAGTATTATCGCACCAACCATTGGATTGCTAATGCTGCAAAACATTAACGATGTGCTCTGtgccaaaaaaatcaatgaaatgttgtaaaaatataatcTAGATTTACATGATGACTGATTTAAAAAGTTTCATGTGAAATACTGAAGTGAAGTAAGtctattctcattttaaaatgtgatattacgacaaatattcagtaaaaaatgtatttttctttaagCTCCTATTCGTTGTCAGTGATCCAAAATTGTAACATTGTAATGCTGTACTTCAAAGGGTGGAAAGTACTTGTAAATATGATTTATGTACTTGGCATAAATAAAACTaacaaaatatgccaaaaaaataaaagttgtagCAAAAAGAATTATTTGGGCAAAAATGGGTTAACATACTGAGAAGACAATACATAAACTTTTCCCAAAAACATGATATCAAGAACTCTTATCAGGTTGGCATGAAAGATATTTACGAGATATTCATGTGTGAGGCTCCCCCAAGAGCATTAATGGATTCCTTCGATTTGATCAATTATTTCCCCCacgggcgcagccaggaattaaggctgggggggggggggggtttaggtgcaaataaaacctgggtgtgtggtggtatggaatacccaccaggataagcgatagatgcaagattattaaattgcggagttttaagagaaactgttcaaaatggtgagttttaaggctttctgagggatattttgttaatccttacactattctattcgtaatatcaatccaattaagtgaaatggattaaacttaaaaatttctctgagctctgggggggtttaacccccaaaaccccccctcgctgccccactgATTTCCCCAATtgtaatgtatgtaaatggaTACCGGTAACTAAGtagcagaatgtttgttttcctttttaagaaTGTGATTGTCACCAGTTTTGATGCAGATGTAATGATGAATAAACTGTGCCTGTGAGAGATATTATAAATTGGCAacgaggaaaattaattaaatcacaaACGAAGTAAAACTTTGGTTGAGAAAATGACTTCACCAGCTGGAGATGATGGAGGCCTTACTAATCCACAAACAGGAACTATGAGTATTGTCCATTTGTCTGCTAGCAGCATTGGTTCCATGAATGAATACCGGAATGGAGATGATTGGGAGACATACCAAGAGAGATTAAGACAGTACTTTGTGGCAAACTATATAGATACTGAAATAGATAGACTCTGGTTGGTGAAGAGGCATACAAGACACTGAAAGACCTGTGCAACCCGGTACTTCCCCAGGGAGAAATCTTATGACCAGCTGTGTCTCATTTTAAAGCAGCATTACTCTAAGAGGATATCAGTATTCagagaaagaattgaattttatgagttGCGGCAATCAGCGCAGGAGACTGTTCGGGAATGGTATGCACGGATGAAGAAAAAGGCCGGTGACTGCAAATTTGGAACTATGCTCGACGAGATGctaaaggataaatttatttGTGGACTATCAAGAGGACCGATTCTGGATAAGCTGTGTGAAGAAGACCACACTACACCACTGCAGAACATCTTGGAAATGGCGATTAAGAGGGAAGCGGTATTTTCTACCATGACAGCAGCATGTGGGGAAATGGATTATGTTAATGTCAAGAGGAAGCAGTGTCAACAACCCAGACCGGGCATTTCAAGTGGCCATGAATATAGGAAGCAGGACCTAAAGGGAACTGACCTTCAGACCAACCCTTCGCAAGTTATGGGAGAAATGAACAGGTGCAGAAGTTGTGGTGAAGGTAACCACAATTTCTCGAGTTGTAAGTTTAAGAAATATAGGTGCCGAAATTGTCAGCAGATAGGAATTTTAGCCAAGGCACGTAAAATTTTAGGTAACCATTCTGTTGATATTAGCGACAAGTCTGAGTCTTGTTTGAATTTTGTTCAGATGAATTATTGTGAAAACAGTAACGTAATAAGGCCTTTGACTGTCAGTGTAGTCATTAATAATAAGCCTTTGTGTATGGAGCTAGACTCGGGTGCAGGGATTTCGTTAATTCCAAAATCGGTATATGATGAGCATTTCTCCATGTGTAGACTTAAAGAAACTGATATTCGATTAAGAATGTATGACAATCATATTGTAGTTCCTGCTGGTGAGATCAATGTTCAAATATGCTATAATGGCATACGCAAACTTTGTAGGCTTATTGTGGTTGATGGTGGTACCCGCTCCTTGTTTGGGAGGGATTTGATGGatgtgtttgaaatatttaaaggtaatttattaaactaTTCAGTGAATGCCATGAATTGCAATAGAGATTTAGTTATACTAATTAAGAAATATGGAGATTTGTTTAAATCCGAGCTGGGTAggtttaaatatgaaaaggtttcTCTAAAATTTAATGGGTCAGTcaagccaatattttttaaacctcgTCCTGTACCATTTGCTTTTAAAGCAAAAATGGATGAGGAACTGGACAGATTGAAGAAGGAAGGTGTTACTTCCTTGGTCACTAATTCAGAATAGGGAACACCCTTGGTCCCTGTGATGCGGCCAGATGGCCGATTGAGACTGTGTGTTGATTACAAGGTAACAGTAAATAAGTACTTGGATGATATTAAACATCCTCTGCCTCGCATCGAGGAACTTTTTGCTGCTCTGCAGGGTGGGGAGTACTTCACTAAGTTGGATTTTTACCAGGCTTATAATCAATTAGAATTAACAGACGAAACTAAAAAGTTGTTGGCTTGGAGCACTCATAGGGGAATATTTGTTCCTAATAGGCTCCCATTTGGTACAAAACCAGCATGTGCACTCTTCCAGAAAAGTTTGGAAAAGGTTTTACAAGGGTTGACAGGTGTTATAAATTTTTTGGAGGATAATGTGGTTGCTGGAAAAAGTAGAGAAGAACATTTTAACAATCTGGATATAGTTTGAGAGAGGCTAACTAAGGCAGGATTtactctaaatttaaaaaaatgtgaatttttccaGCGTGAGATTAAGTATTTGGGTCATGTGATTGACAAGGACGGTTTGCATAAGGACCCAGATAAGGTTAGAGCTATGGTTGAAGCGCCTAGACCACGTAATGTATCTGAAGTCAAGGCCTTCATAGGTATGGTGAATTATTATGCTAAATTTATGCCAAGATTAGCAACTGTATTAAATCCTCTTCATGGATTGCTTAAGGCAAATACACCATTTAGGTGGACGATTGATTGTGAAAGATCTTTTCAGCAAGTTAAGGCTATTATTACCTCTGATCAAAGTTTGGCCCATTATGACCCAAGTGTTAATATTAAGCTAGTCTGTGATGCATCAAATGTGGGATTAGGAGCAGTTCTGTTTCATGTTTATCCTGATAAAAGCGAAAAGCCAATATGCTTTGCATCACGAACCTTAAACCCTACAGAAAGAACCCTCAGTCATACATCGGGAAGCTTTGGCTATTTATTGGGGTGTTAATAAATTCTATCAATACTTGATGGGCCGTGAATTTATACTTTGCTCAGATCACAAACCTCTCTTAGCCCTTTTTGGCGAAAAAAAAGGCATACCCCAAATGGCTGCAGGAAGGCTACAAAGATGGGCATTGTTCCTTAGTGGGTTTGACTACACCTTCCAGTATATCAAAGGGAATATGAATTCGGCAGCCGATGGTTTGTCCCGACTGCCTTCAAATGTTACtagctttgaaaataatgattatgactattttaattttttaattgaagataaaCTTCCCATAACCTCAACAGAGATTAGAAATGCAATacgaagagaaaaaattttgggCAAGGTGGCCCTATATTGTAGAGATGGTTGGCCAAGTATGGTGGCTGAAGAGTTAAAGCCATATTTTAGGCGTTTAAATGAGATTACCCTTGGCAATGGTCTTCTAATGTGGGGTTACAGGGTTATAATTCCAACCAAATACCAGAGGCAGCTATTAGATGAAATTCATGGGGCGCACTGTGGaatggttaaaatgaaaatgcttgccCGTCAGTACTTTAGGTGGCCAGGGCTGGATGAAGATATTGAGCATTATGTTAGAAGCTGTCATCCTTGTCTAAGTAATTCCAGGTCTCCTGGAAAATCAGTTTTAATTAAGTTTGATGATGCTAAACATGCATTTGATCGAATTCACCTGGATTTTTGGGAccttttaacacattcagtgcggatgacatatatatatgtcatgagggcttttccactcaggcggatgacataaatgtatgtcttcgggagttcgtttttccgctggtcactagggtgctccgagcgcgcctagcgttactttttcaccctcccgcagttcgggattgaccttacaccattgcggaagtgtccgtttctagttctacgtgttccttcatttttagtgtttttttgtttacattagtgctatttttggaacaatttggcaggttgagatttttcttttcatttccttcgtctttttttcatcattcttatcgtaaatatcataatcatgtcttacatatggattatttttttttgtttttttaccttcattttttatttattcatattttatgtgctatcacaaaagttatgattagactaacttttttattaaagatatttatccccgtttcacactcaatacataataaaaaaaatgatcttagtgcggtgcttcagttaatgatgttatatttgaatttctttttcaaggaacattttttattaatgcaaattacgtttatcctgggtgatttttttttgggtctttttcctacttttacagcatattttctcattcgtttccctaggtcaattaccaatcctctattcatttcgattttatttcattttctgagttattcatacgtgttgggttagttgcagattttcttccttttcataaaaaaataacatattaatggcttatgcaacactgcattacattatctacagtattggtctgtatttttttactcgtttatttgtttccttagctttgtaaacgaaattgcggaaaagaatagactcagaggtattttaagaattacggcatttaaccattatttattcccttgaaatagtatttttatcttattttttaatttattcatattttatgtgcaaccacaaaaattattatcagacttagtttttgttaataacgtgtattcccgtctaaaaacttactattttattccaaaatgtttccatgcggtccataaggtcgtattttatactttattaataattttaaaataattattgcaaattacgttttttttttacttaatttgggtttttttcctaattttacggcatactttctcagtcattgctccacatcaattacttgtcctctgatcattatggtgttttcattttgtaggtcattaatacattctagtgttaggtacagatacagtcttaattttcctaaaaactaaggtattaatcacatatgcaacactccattacacaaattgtactattttgctggataattattaaggctcaaggttggagtccctccctaccagcggcactcgcagagattatttcaacttgcaaatgatattttctttgaaataatcctctcatagacggagaaaaatgcagaaagcattttcctccaaaatccttcaccaagggccttcactaagggcataatggattggaagccgtTGGaaagggagaactggaaacttccacacatgggcgcaattagggttaacacgatttctaa encodes:
- the LOC124155296 gene encoding uncharacterized protein K02A2.6-like produces the protein MRPDGRLRLCVDYKVTVNKYLDDIKHPLPRIEELFAALQGGEYFTKLDFYQAYNQLELTDETKKLLAWSTHRGIFVPNRLPFGTKPACALFQKSLEKVLQGLTGVINFLEDNVVAGKSREEHFNNLDIV